A portion of the Candidatus Edwardsbacteria bacterium genome contains these proteins:
- a CDS encoding DUF4388 domain-containing protein, producing the protein MALEGNISEFSLPEILQLLSSQRKTGVLQLEQEGDTAAFDFDEGRITGGFYRKKDRQEFLGGYLFKTGLITESALALAEAEQERLNIPLEEVLIEKGFISGEDFTEVIRFKIQEIMDEVIIWVEGHYTFDLKTRLYTQSKYPVKLETDGFLLEGMRRLDEWLRIRILIPSSETVVHLKPGFQPEGLTPEQEKIAEFLGTRHLSAGKLVEISGLGKFITCQAIAELAEMGAIKITQTQPEQAKAEAPGFSAAAQASVISLMLKHLGSLIRRLSIYPFNNPRVLSALEEFFYLFNGLGLAEEGLSIVPGLDGAKINGQTIDPRHELITHFGLYLSQRQIEKLEFLPQLKSDELRTFAYLLAMPSDLVQMLDGLASLIKGHPLPHIRIEHSRQRLERLMQSERIFVIPSRFMELLDDQDDEAIRQKNSQHLFESLKQVIKLPAPPLTPEDNLKLVEAENSSERAFGVYGRGGRDKYIEKTVQVLMRLPPAARLAFLKRKVNDVRWLFQLDNVAAISRDQFDRIFTAPK; encoded by the coding sequence ATGGCTCTTGAAGGAAACATATCGGAATTCAGCCTGCCTGAGATACTGCAATTGTTATCCAGCCAGCGCAAGACCGGGGTCCTCCAGCTGGAGCAGGAAGGCGACACCGCCGCCTTTGATTTCGACGAAGGAAGGATCACCGGCGGGTTCTACCGCAAGAAAGACCGCCAGGAATTCCTGGGCGGCTACCTGTTCAAGACCGGGCTGATAACCGAGAGCGCCCTGGCCCTGGCCGAAGCCGAGCAGGAACGGCTGAACATTCCCCTGGAGGAGGTGCTGATAGAGAAGGGCTTCATCTCCGGGGAGGACTTCACCGAGGTCATCCGCTTCAAGATCCAGGAGATCATGGACGAGGTCATCATCTGGGTGGAGGGGCATTATACCTTCGACCTGAAGACCCGGCTCTATACCCAGAGCAAATATCCGGTCAAGCTGGAAACCGACGGTTTTCTGCTGGAGGGCATGCGCCGGCTGGACGAATGGCTCAGGATAAGGATCCTGATACCCTCGTCGGAGACGGTGGTCCATCTTAAGCCGGGATTCCAGCCGGAGGGGCTAACCCCCGAGCAGGAAAAGATCGCGGAATTCCTGGGCACCAGGCATCTCTCGGCCGGCAAGCTGGTGGAAATAAGCGGCCTGGGCAAGTTCATCACCTGCCAGGCCATTGCCGAGCTGGCCGAAATGGGCGCCATCAAAATCACCCAGACCCAACCGGAGCAGGCCAAAGCAGAGGCCCCGGGATTCAGTGCCGCCGCCCAAGCCAGCGTCATCAGCTTGATGCTGAAACATCTGGGCTCACTGATCCGCCGCCTGTCCATCTATCCATTCAACAATCCCCGGGTGCTGTCGGCCCTGGAGGAGTTCTTCTACCTGTTCAACGGGCTGGGGCTGGCCGAGGAGGGACTGTCCATCGTTCCCGGCCTGGATGGCGCCAAAATAAACGGCCAGACCATCGACCCCCGGCACGAGCTGATAACCCACTTCGGCCTGTATTTGAGCCAGCGCCAGATAGAGAAGCTGGAATTCCTGCCCCAGCTGAAAAGCGACGAACTCCGGACCTTCGCCTACCTGCTGGCCATGCCCTCCGACCTGGTGCAGATGCTGGACGGGCTGGCATCGCTGATAAAAGGGCATCCTTTGCCTCACATCCGGATCGAGCATTCCCGGCAGCGCCTGGAGCGCCTGATGCAGAGCGAGCGAATATTCGTGATCCCCAGCCGCTTCATGGAGCTGCTGGACGACCAGGATGACGAGGCCATCAGGCAGAAGAACAGCCAACATCTTTTTGAAAGCCTCAAGCAGGTGATAAAACTCCCGGCCCCGCCCCTGACCCCGGAGGATAACCTGAAGCTGGTGGAGGCCGAAAACTCATCCGAAAGGGCTTTCGGGGTCTATGGCCGCGGCGGCCGGGATAAGTATATCGAGAAGACCGTCCAGGTGCTGATGCGCCTGCCGCCCGCCGCCCGCCTGGCCTTCTTGAAACGCAAGGTCAACGATGTCCGCTGGCTGTTCCAGCTGGACAACGTGGCGGCCATCTCCAGGGACCAGTTCGACCGCATCTTTACCGCCCCGAAATAA